In a genomic window of Lycium ferocissimum isolate CSIRO_LF1 chromosome 9, AGI_CSIRO_Lferr_CH_V1, whole genome shotgun sequence:
- the LOC132030657 gene encoding uncharacterized protein LOC132030657 isoform X6, giving the protein MTQKAKKFHDGYLQLVMSSSHCRQIMLYDATRRLLDSRFLKKNESIMSGQLVTFDGHLVELGECEEGQKPPKQIIPQGKHTMELGKRGPIHDEVAVHNKLPAEWDVMYTTQITQKAKKYSNGILKLSSCGSYQSQVTLLTEDGIILCRRFLKLSEHVTTGATLNLPNYLVEVGDMRTSAEGKPQNDASSQEHAQSDIKISGLEKIKLSRRISFNKPIPNREPQNGPCSVEHVDSKTGSVDNTTSCSISKTDSVPAEWDVMYTTQVTQKAKKYINGILRLSSCGSYQSQVTLLTEDGIILCRTFLKLSEHVRTGTTLNLPNFLVEVGDMRTSPEGKPQNDVSSQEHALSDIKISALENIKLSRRTSFNKPIPNRKPQNVAISLEHVDSKSANIDNNTSCRISGTNSVRAGKLSISHEILSILKKPITSEGVVTVRSSTYADECQLLQSSGLVSSAIKRETEEHFMQYFNDKGSSPEHKVEETIMTHRNDRKISKMKATDAFHLDSISQPSDCADQRVSQTQSLSLSTGLAAADIWSCDVECALTERRSPTAKLKHLAIPESDSKVKAVEILCHDRSSKISEIKKASESVSHHQDNHSGSMAALTDFCTLTHASDKPSADNKQTDTQWQEAFSGVTVDVSSDSAQQFHGHSTEIKSEHDNSACTMDDFPSFDLGF; this is encoded by the exons ATCATGCTGTATGATGCAACCAGGAGACTCCTAGACAGCAGGTTTCTGAAAAAGAATGAGAGCATCATGTCTGGTCAATTGGTAACATTTGATGGTCACTTAGTGGAGTTAGGAGAATGCGAGGAGGGCCAAAAGCCTCCAAAGCAAATCATTCCTCAAGGAAAACATACCATGGAACTTGGAAAAAGAGGACCAATACACGATGAAGTCGCTGTCCATAATAAGTTGCCAGCTG AATGGGATGTCATGTATACTACTCAAATAACTCAGAAGGCAAAAAAGTACAGTAACGGAATCCTCAAACTTTCATCATGTGGTTCCTACCAATCTCAG GTTACTCTACTTACAGAAGATGGGATCATACTATGCCGAAGGTTTCTCAAGTTATCAGAACATGTCACAACTGGAGCTACATTGAATTTGCCAAattatttggttgaagttggtgACATGAGGACTAGTGCAGAAG GAAAACCTCAAAATGATGCTTCTTCACAAGAGCATGCACAATCTGACATTAAAATATCCGGACTAGAGAAGATCAAATTAAGTAGGAGAATATCCTTCAACAAGCCAATTCCTAATA GGGAGCCTCAAAATGGACCTTGTTCAGTGGAACATGTGGATTCAAAGACTGGAAGCGTTGACAATACCACAAGTTGTAGCATCTCCAAAACTGACTCTGTTCCTGCAG AATGGGATGTCATGTATACTACTCAAGTAACTCAGAAGGCAAAAAAGTACATTAACGGAATCCTTAGACTTTCATCTTGTGGTTCCTACCAATCTCAG GTTACTCTACTTACAGAAGATGGGATCATACTATGCCGAACGTTTCTCAAGTTATCAGAACATGTCAGAACTGGAACTACGTTGAATCTGCCAAattttttggttgaagttggtgACATGAGGACAAGTCCAGAAG GAAAACCTCAAAATGATGTTTCTTCACAAGAGCATGCACTATCTGACATTAAAATATCCGCACTcgaaaatatcaaattaagtagGAGGACATCCTTCAACAAGCCAATTCCTAATA GGAAACCTCAAAATGTAGCTATTTCACTAGAACATGTGGATTCAAAGTCTGCAAACATTGACAATAACACAAGTTGTAGGATCTCTGGAACAAACTCTGTTCGTGCAGGTAAGCTGTCCATAT CCCATGAAATTTTGTCCATTCTTAAAAAACCCATCACTTCGGAAGGTGTTGTCACTGTAAGGAGCAGCACATATGCAGATGAATGCCAACTACTGCAGTCATCAGGTCTTGTTTCCAGTGCTATTAAGAGAGAAACAGAGGAACATTTCATGCAATACTTCAATGATAAAGGTAGTTCACCAGAGCATAAGGTAGAAGAAACTATCATGACTCATAGAAACGACAGGAAAATCTCAAAGATGAAAGCTACTGATGCATTCCATTTGGACAGCATATCCCAACCATCGGATTGTGCTGACCAAAGAGTATCTCAAACTCAGTCATTAAGCTTGTCTACTGG ATTAGCAGCGGCGGATATATGGTCGTGTGATGTAGAATGCGCTCTCACAGAGAGAAGGTCCCCAACTGCGAAGCTGAAGCATTTGGCTATTCCTGAGTCAGACTCTAAGGTTAAAGCAGTTGAAATACTCTGCCACGACAGGTCTAGTAAAATTTCAGAAATCAAGAAAGCATCTGAATCTGTCTCCCACCACCAAG ATAATCATAGTGGCTCAATGGCTGCATTAACAGATTTCTGCACCTTAACTCATGCGTCCGACAAG CCTTCTGCAGATAACAAGCAGACAGATACCCAGTGGCAAGAGGCATTTTCTGGTGTCACTGTCGATGTTTCAAGTGATTCTGCTCAACAGTTCCATGGTCACTCAACGGAGATAAAATCTGAGCATGACAACAGTGCATGCACAATGGATGATTTTCCTAGTTTTGATCTTGGATTTTAG